Proteins found in one Quercus robur chromosome 2, dhQueRobu3.1, whole genome shotgun sequence genomic segment:
- the LOC126712697 gene encoding NAD(P)H-quinone oxidoreductase subunit U, chloroplastic translates to MAVSSTTATVYISRKDFLTQTPISGAIFTNSIAFATKPRRFHIRSSSEVPAETVATEADSESSIEAPKEPPSLISALNVERAFRGIPITDVDHYGLLGLQRGCSLEQVQVAYRSKVEELTKQELDEEELNKKVELLKESYTILSTEEERRLYDWSLTRSENPNRYAWPYEVDETPATKDPPPPQEPEDVGPTRLVGYFMLGWFILSVILSIGLNR, encoded by the exons ATGGCTGTGTCATCCACCACCGCAACAGTGTACATTTCCCGAAAAGATTTCCTGACTCAGACGCCAATAAGTGGTGCTATTTTCACAAATTCCATAGCTTTTGCAACCAAGCCACGCAGATTTCACATTAGAAGCTCGAGTGAGGTACCCGCCGAGACTGTTGCAACAGAGGCAGATTCAGAAAGTTCCATTGAAGCTCCAAAAGAACCTCCATCCTTGATTTCTGCTCTTAACGTCGAAAGAGCTTTTCGTGGCATAC CAATAACAGATGTGGATCACTATGGTCTACTTGGATTACAACGTGGATGTTCTCTTGAGCAG GTTCAAGTTGCTTACAGAAGCAAAGTTGAAGAACTGACGAAACAGGAATTAGATGAAGAAGAACTCAACAAGAAAGTGGAACTTCTAAAA GAATCATACACAATTTTGTCAACTGAGGAAGAGAGAAGGCTGTACGATTGGAGCTTGACTAGGAGTGAAAATCCAAACAGATATGCTTGGCCCTATGAGGTTGATGAAACACCAGCTACTAAAGACCCTCCTCCACCGCAG GAACCAGAGGATGTGGGACCAACAAGATTGGTGGGATACTTCATGTTAGGGTGGTTCATATTGTCAGTCATACTATCTATTGGCCTTAATCGATAG